The proteins below are encoded in one region of Hordeum vulgare subsp. vulgare chromosome 3H, MorexV3_pseudomolecules_assembly, whole genome shotgun sequence:
- the LOC123445024 gene encoding uncharacterized protein LOC123445024, with the protein MAAARAGAAARRLCHAAAAQPPRLKKLALHPPKSVEVQFADGSKFHLSAEFLRVYSPAADSKIRSIAGEKVIFGRRHVGIMSAESIGNYGVRILFDDLHKTGIFTWDYLHHLGSNKFSLSRNYIKTLRKHGLSRDPQRRK; encoded by the exons atggcggcggcgagggcgggcgcggCGGCCCGGCGGCTGTGCCACGCGGCGGCGGCGCAGCCCCCGCGGCTCAAGAAGCTCGCGCTGCACCCGCCGAAATCC GTAGAGGTTCAATTTGCAGATGGCAGTAAATTCCATCTGTCAGCTGAGTTTCTCAGAGTCTACAGCCCAGCAGCTGACAGCAAGATCAGATCAATAGCTGGCGAGAAG GTTATATTTGGGCGCCGACATGTTGGAATAATGTCAGCTGAATCAATAGGAAACTATGGAGTCCG GATACTGTTTGATGATTTGCACAAGACTGGGATCTTCACTTGGGATTACTTGCATCATCTGGGTTCTAACAAATTCAGTCTGTCGCGGAattatatcaaaactttgaggaaACACGGTCTTAGTAGGGATCCTCAGAGAAGGAAATGA